The region GTTTCCAGTGTGGTCACGATGGGTTTATTGAACGAATGAGCGGCATCAAGCTGGCCGATGTAGGCCTGGGCGATACGCTGTTGTTCAGCGTTTTGCGCAAAGATCGCCGACCGATACTGGGTGCCACTGTCCGGGCCCTGGCGGTTGAGTTCCGTCGGGTTGTGGGCCACCGAGAAGTAGATTTGCAGCAAGGTGCCATAACTGACCTGACTGGGGTCAAACGTGACTTCGACCGACTCCGCATGCCCGGTATTGCCGTCGCTGACGCGCTCATACTGAGCCGTATTGGCCGCACCGCCGGCGTAGCCGGAGACGGCATTCTTTACGCCTTTGACATGCTGAAACACTCCTTGCACCCCCCAGAAACAACCTCCGGCAAACACTGCGGTTTCAGTTTTGGC is a window of Pseudomonas sp. DC1.2 DNA encoding:
- the msrA gene encoding peptide-methionine (S)-S-oxide reductase MsrA; translated protein: MKTLFTWRRTVFGVVAASIVGPCSAFSFGAAQDAVVISPPVLDETTQAKTETAVFAGGCFWGVQGVFQHVKGVKNAVSGYAGGAANTAQYERVSDGNTGHAESVEVTFDPSQVSYGTLLQIYFSVAHNPTELNRQGPDSGTQYRSAIFAQNAEQQRIAQAYIGQLDAAHSFNKPIVTTLETYNGFYPAEDYHQNFLTEHPTYPYIVVNDMPKVAQLKQLYPERYQEKAVLVKVGS